The Acidovorax sp. RAC01 genomic sequence CTTGAACGATGTGGGCCTGAGCTACCTGAGCCTCGACCGCAGCGCCGAAACGCTCTCGGGCGGCGAGGCGCAGCGCATTCGCCTCGCATCGCAAATCGGCTCGGGCCTGACGGGCGTGATGTATGTGCTGGACGAGCCCAGCATTGGCCTGCACCAGCGTGACAACGACCGGCTGATTGCCACGCTGCAGCACCTGCGCGACATCGGCAACAGCGTGATCGTGGTGGAGCATGACGAAGACATGATGCGCGCCGCCGACCACGTGATTGACATGGGCCCCGGCGCGGGCGTGCACGGCGGGCGCGTGATGGCACAGGGCACGTACGACGAAGTGCGCGCCAATGCGCAATCGCTCACGGGCCAGTACCTGTCGGGCACGCGCACCATTGCCGTGCCAAAGCGCCGCACGCCCTGGCTGCCGGTGCTGGACCAGCCAGCGCCCGTGGTGGAGGCCAAGGCCAAGTCGCGCTTTCCGCAGACCGAGGCGAGCAAGCGCCGCGCCGAACGCATGGCCGAGCACCATGCGCGCCAGGGTGCCGTGCAGGCCCTGCGCGTGGTGGGCGCCACGGGCAACAACCTCAAGGGCGTGACGGTGGACTTCCCGGTGGGGCTGCTCACCTGCGTGACGGGTGTGTCCGGTTCGGGCAAGAGCACACTGGTGAACGACACGCTGTATGCCGCCGTGGCGCGGCAGGTGCACCGCGCGCACGAGGAGCCCGCTGCACACGAAGAGATCGTGGGCATCGAGTATTTCGACAAGGTCATCAATGTGGACCAGAGCCCCATTGGCCGCACCCCACGCAGCAACCCCGCCACCTACACGGGCCTGTTCACGCCCATCCGCGAGCTGATGGCCGAGACCAACACCGCCAAGGAACGCGGCTACGGCCCGGGGCGCTTCAGCTTCAACGTATCGCAGTCATCGGGCGGCGGCCGCTGCGAGGCCTGCCAGGGCGACGGCGTGGTGAAGGTGGAGATGCACTTTCTGCCCGACGTGTACGTGCCCTGCGACATCTGCCACGGCCAGCGCTACAACCGCGAGACGCTGGAGGTGCAGTGGAAGGGCAAGAACATTGCGCAGATCCTGGAGCTGACGGTGGAGGACGCGGCGGCGTACTTCAAGGATGTGCCGACCATTGCGCGCAAGCTGCAGACGCTGCTGGATGTGGGCCTGTCGTACATCCGCCTGGGCCAGGCGGCGACCACGCTCTCGGGCGGCGAGGCGCAGCGCGTGAAGCTGGCGCAGGAGCTGAGCAAGCGCGACACGGGCCGCACGCTCTACATCCTGGACGAGCCCACCACCGGCCTGCACTTTGCCGACATCGACCTGCTGCTCAAGGTGCTGCACCAGCTGCGCGATGCGGGCAATACCATCGTCATCATCGAGCACAACCTCGATGTGATCAAAACCGCCGACTGGCTCATCGACATGGGCCCCGAGGGCGGTGCCGGCGGCGGCACCGTGGTGGGTGTGGGCACGCCCGAGGACTTGGCGGCCAACCCGGCCAGCCATACGGGGCGGTATCTGGCGCCGTATCTGCAAGCAAAATCTATATAAAAATAGCCTTCAGGGCTTGCTAAGTAAGCATCTTTAGCTATTGATTCAATAGCAGATCAACTGATATCACTGCAGCCGCCGCGCCACCTCGGCGTCCAGCGATCCCATGAAGGCTTCCACAGTGCGCGTGTAGTCGCTGTCCAGGCCCAGCTGGGCGTTGATTTCGCCATGGTCCAAATCCTGTGGCAACACCTCGGCGCGACCGCCATGGTTGCGCACATGGCGGGCCATGGAATCGGCCTGCTGGCAGGGGTCGTCCGCCCGCTGGGTGGAGCACACCATCTGCAGGGGCGGCGCGCCCACCGTCCACTGGTGGAAGGGCGACATGGCCACCCAGTACGCCGGATCGGCGCCAAAGGCGTCGTCGTACAGCGGCAAGTGCGGGACGCGCATGCGGGCGGGCACGTTCATCATGGCGCTATCGAGCGACACCGTGCCCAGCCAGGGCCAGGCCCCTTCGCGCAGGGCCTGCGGCGCGCGCGCGTTGAGCAGCGACACCAGGTGCGCGCCCGCCGAGTGGCCCATGAAGATGAAGCGGTTCGGGTCCCCGCCCCAGGTGCCTGCGCGCTGCTGCGCGGCCATGAGGGCGGCCTGCACATCGCGCACCTGCACGGCCACTGGGGCATCGGGCAAGAGCCGATAGTTGGTGGAGATGACGATGAAGCCCTTGGGCACCCAGCGGTTCACCTTCTCCTGCACCACGCGGCCCATGGCCTTGTCACCGTGCCGCCACGCACCGCCATGCACCATGAAGATGACCGGCGCGCGCACCGCGCTGGCCGCCGGGCTGTGGGTTCCTGTGGTGGGGCTGGTGGGTACGTACACATCCATGCGCTGCGCCGGGTCTGTGCCGTAGGGCACGTCGGCAATGCGCTGCACGCCCACCGGCAAGGCTGCCTCGGCGGTCGCGGCCTGCTTTTGCCCGATGAGGGCGCGCAGGCGGCCACTGCTTTGCGGGGCGTTTTGCGCCTGCGCCTGCGCCTGCGCCTGGGCAGGGGCAGCCAACGCCAGCACGGCGCTCAGCCCCAGGGCCGTGAGGGCAGAAAACACAAAGGCACCGGCGGCGAGCGCGGGGCGTTGCAGCAGGCGGTTGTCAGCGGGGTGGGGCAGCGGGGGCATGGCGGTCAACTCCTGAGGGTGGGGCATGGCTGCGTACTGTGAGCCCCCGGTGTGAGCCAAGGATGTCCGGAACCCGCCGAGGTATGACAAAGCATGACAAACGCGAGTGGCGCTGTCACGCCTTGTCATGGAGGCAGCTGCGCCTTGCTTCACAGCGCCTACCATTGCCTTATCCCCTTGCAAGATGACCCAGCCCATGTCCGACACCCTGGCCAAGATCCTGGTCGCCGACGATGAGCCCGACCTGCGCGCCCTGCTGCAGCGCTACCTGAGCGACCAGGGCTACACCGTGCGCACGGTGGACGGTGCGAGGCCGCTGGACGTGCTGCTCGCACGCGAGCGCTTTGACCTGCTGGTGCTCGACGTGATGATGCCGGGGGAAGACGGCCTGTCCATCTGCCGCCGCCTGCGCGCGCAGGGCGAGACCATTCCCATCCTGATGCTCACCGCACGGGGCGACCCGGTGGACCGCATCGTAGGCCTGGAGATGGGCGCAGACGACTACCTGCCCAAGCCTTTCAACCCGCGCGAGCTGCTGGCCCGCATCCAGGCCATGGTGCGCCGCCAGCGCATGCTGGGCGCCCACACCGGGCCGCAGGCTGTGCAAGAGCGGCTGGCGTTTGGCGACTTTGTGCTGCTGCCAGCAGAGCGGCGGCTGGAAAAGGCGGGTGCGGACATTCCCCTCACCACCGGCGAATTCGCCCTGCTGCTGGCCCTGGCGCAAAACCCCCAGCGCCCGCTGGGCCGCGACCGGCTCATGGCCCTGGCCTATGGCCCCGACCACACCGCCACCGACCGCAGCATTGACGTGCAGATCATGCGGCTGCGCAAGCTCATCGAGGCCGACCCGGCCCAGCCGCGCCACATCCGCACCGTGTGGGGCGTGGGCTACGTGTTTGTGCCCGATGGGGCTGCGCCTGCCGGCGGGGGCAGGCCATGACCACGCCCGCTGTGGCCCCTGCGCCGCGAGGCCTGTGGCCCCGCAGCCTGCTGGGGCGCAACCTGCTGTTGATGGCGGTGCTGATCGTGCTGGGGCAGCTGTGTGCGGCGGTGCTGGTGCGGCACATGATCCTCAAGCCCCGCGTGGCACAGGTGGCCGATGGTGTGGCGCGCAACGTGGCCGCCATCCGCGCGGGTCTGCAGGCGCTGCCGCCAGCGCAACGGCACGCGTTTGTGCAGGCATTCAACGCGCAGGCCGCGCAGACACACACAGGGGCGCAGACACCCGGCACCTGGCGCCCAGTGCTTTCGCCGCTGGAGCGGCGGTTTGTACAAGCGGTGGTGCAGCAGCTCGATGAAGCGCAGGGCACACGCACCACCCCGTCGGCCGACGCCCTGTGGCGACGCGACAGCACCGGCATGCTGGCGGTGCGCGTGGTGCACGAGGGAGCGCAAGGGCCAGAAACCTACTGGCTCAACCTGCCCGGCGTCTTCCCCACGCGCGAATTCACCGGCGCCTGGCTCATGGCCACGCTGGCCAGCATGGTGCTGGCGCTGGTGGGCGCGTGGTGGCTGCAGCGCCACCTCAACCAGCCACTGCAGCGCCTGGCCCGGGGCCAGCCGCCCGAGCCCCTGCCCGAGGGCGGGCCCACTGAAATCGCCACCGTGGCCCGCAGCTTCAACCACATGGCCCACAGCCTGGCCCAGGCCGACCAGGAGCGGGCGCTGATGCTGGCCGGCGTGTCGCACGACCTGCGCACCCCCCTGACCAAGCTGCGCCTGGGCGTCGAAATTGCCGGCCCGCAGATTGAGCCCGAGCTGGCCACCCGCATGGTGCGCAGCATGGACGAGATGGACGCCATCCTCGGCCAGTTCTTGCACTTTGCCCGCATGCAGGAAGCCGAGCCCCTGCAGCGTGCCGCGCTGGACGACCTGGCCCAGGCCATCGCCCAGGCGCAGGCCGACCACGGCCGCAGCGTGGCGCTGGAGCTGGGCGCACCGCCCCTCGCGCCCGTACAGCCCCAGGCCCTGCGCCGCGCGGTAGACAACCTGGTGGAGAACGCCTGGCGCCACGGCGCACCGCCCGTGGTGCTGCGCACGGGCAGCGAAGGCAACGCCGTCTGGATCGAGGCGCAGGACCACGGCCCCGGCCTGCCCGCCAGCGAACTGGAGCGCGTGCGCCAGCCCTTTGCCCGGGGCGAGGCCGCCCGCAGCGGCCGCCCCGGCGCCGGGCTGGGCCTGGCCATTGCCGACCGCGTGGCCCACGCGCATGGCGGGCGCCTTGAGCTGCACAGCGCCCCCGGCCACGGGCTGCGGGCGCGGCTGGTACTGCCTGCCGAGCGCCCAGTCCCGACCGTCTCCCGTTCAGGCTAAGCCTGTCGAACCCGGGGCGACGGCCAGGCAGCCGCTTCGCGCAAGCCCAAGGCAAAGCGTATGCCCGTGGCAGGCAAAACATGCATCAAAACAGGCCGTAGGGCAATAAATACGGGCAATAACAGCTATATTTTTAATGGCAACATCAGTGCGTGCGCCCGGCCAGCTTGCGGTACAGCGTCTGGCGGCTGATGCCCAACTGCCGGGCCGCCTGCGAGACATTGCCGCGGGCATGCTGCAGCGCTTGGTCGATGGCGTGGTGCGACAGTTCCTGCAGGCTTTGCGGTGGCAGCGCTGCGCCCAGGGCCACGGGCGCAGGGGCTGGGGCCAGGGCGACACCCGCACCGTCCAGCGCCTGCGCGATGTCATCGGGCAAATGGTGCCAGTCCAGCGTGTCGTCCCCCTCCGCCAGCATCGCGCAGGCGGTGCGCAGCACGCTGGCCAGCTGGCGCAGGTTGCCGGGCCAGGGGTAGGCGGCCAGGCGCTCCAGCAGGTCCGGCGCCACCTGCACATCGGCAGGCACGCCCTGTTCGGTAGCCAGGTCGGCCAGCAGGCGCTGCACCAGCGCCGCGAAATCGGTGCGCTCACGCAGGGCGGGCAGGTGCACCGTCAGGCCGTTGATGCGGTAGTACAGGTCGGCCCGAAAGCGCCCCTGCTCGGCTGCCTGCGCCAGCTGACAGTGCGTGGCGCACACCAGTGCAAAGTC encodes the following:
- the uvrA gene encoding excinuclease ABC subunit UvrA encodes the protein MTDTAALPASSPDDGRYLARALREQRISIRGARTHNLKNIDLDIPRNQLVVITGLSGSGKSSLAFDTLYAEGQRRYVESLSAYARQFLGRLDKPDVDLIEGLSPAISIEQKATSHNPRSTVGTVTEIHDYLRLLYARAGTPYCPDHGLPLAAQTVSQMVDAVLALPEDTKLMLLAPVAREKKGEFTELFAQMQALGYIRFRVDGQIYEHENLPTLKKTEKHNIDVVIDRIKVRADLQQRLAESIEAVLRVGGHEGNGRVLALEMDTGQEHLFSSKFACPVCSYSLPELEPRLFSFNSPMGACPACDGIGQREVFDPARVVAFPTLSLASGAIKGWDRRNGYYFAMLESLAKHYAFDIEAPFESLPAPVQQAILHGSGDEEIAFNYIMDSGASKGKVQTKKHPFEGIIPNMARRYRETDSVVVREDLARFRSTQPCPECHGVRLRREARHVRVGEGPQARAIYEVSHATLSDAHAWFNALTLTGSKAGIADKVVREIATRLQFLNDVGLSYLSLDRSAETLSGGEAQRIRLASQIGSGLTGVMYVLDEPSIGLHQRDNDRLIATLQHLRDIGNSVIVVEHDEDMMRAADHVIDMGPGAGVHGGRVMAQGTYDEVRANAQSLTGQYLSGTRTIAVPKRRTPWLPVLDQPAPVVEAKAKSRFPQTEASKRRAERMAEHHARQGAVQALRVVGATGNNLKGVTVDFPVGLLTCVTGVSGSGKSTLVNDTLYAAVARQVHRAHEEPAAHEEIVGIEYFDKVINVDQSPIGRTPRSNPATYTGLFTPIRELMAETNTAKERGYGPGRFSFNVSQSSGGGRCEACQGDGVVKVEMHFLPDVYVPCDICHGQRYNRETLEVQWKGKNIAQILELTVEDAAAYFKDVPTIARKLQTLLDVGLSYIRLGQAATTLSGGEAQRVKLAQELSKRDTGRTLYILDEPTTGLHFADIDLLLKVLHQLRDAGNTIVIIEHNLDVIKTADWLIDMGPEGGAGGGTVVGVGTPEDLAANPASHTGRYLAPYLQAKSI
- a CDS encoding alpha/beta hydrolase: MPPLPHPADNRLLQRPALAAGAFVFSALTALGLSAVLALAAPAQAQAQAQAQNAPQSSGRLRALIGQKQAATAEAALPVGVQRIADVPYGTDPAQRMDVYVPTSPTTGTHSPAASAVRAPVIFMVHGGAWRHGDKAMGRVVQEKVNRWVPKGFIVISTNYRLLPDAPVAVQVRDVQAALMAAQQRAGTWGGDPNRFIFMGHSAGAHLVSLLNARAPQALREGAWPWLGTVSLDSAMMNVPARMRVPHLPLYDDAFGADPAYWVAMSPFHQWTVGAPPLQMVCSTQRADDPCQQADSMARHVRNHGGRAEVLPQDLDHGEINAQLGLDSDYTRTVEAFMGSLDAEVARRLQ
- the ompR gene encoding osmolarity response regulator transcription factor OmpR, with the protein product MSDTLAKILVADDEPDLRALLQRYLSDQGYTVRTVDGARPLDVLLARERFDLLVLDVMMPGEDGLSICRRLRAQGETIPILMLTARGDPVDRIVGLEMGADDYLPKPFNPRELLARIQAMVRRQRMLGAHTGPQAVQERLAFGDFVLLPAERRLEKAGADIPLTTGEFALLLALAQNPQRPLGRDRLMALAYGPDHTATDRSIDVQIMRLRKLIEADPAQPRHIRTVWGVGYVFVPDGAAPAGGGRP
- a CDS encoding ATP-binding protein, with product MTTPAVAPAPRGLWPRSLLGRNLLLMAVLIVLGQLCAAVLVRHMILKPRVAQVADGVARNVAAIRAGLQALPPAQRHAFVQAFNAQAAQTHTGAQTPGTWRPVLSPLERRFVQAVVQQLDEAQGTRTTPSADALWRRDSTGMLAVRVVHEGAQGPETYWLNLPGVFPTREFTGAWLMATLASMVLALVGAWWLQRHLNQPLQRLARGQPPEPLPEGGPTEIATVARSFNHMAHSLAQADQERALMLAGVSHDLRTPLTKLRLGVEIAGPQIEPELATRMVRSMDEMDAILGQFLHFARMQEAEPLQRAALDDLAQAIAQAQADHGRSVALELGAPPLAPVQPQALRRAVDNLVENAWRHGAPPVVLRTGSEGNAVWIEAQDHGPGLPASELERVRQPFARGEAARSGRPGAGLGLAIADRVAHAHGGRLELHSAPGHGLRARLVLPAERPVPTVSRSG